The genomic DNA TTGCCGCCGCTCGCCACGGTCAGGCGGGTCGGCGTCGCGGCATTGGCGCGCCACAGCATGATCCGCGCCGGATCCTGCATGCACACGTTGCTGCTCTTGGTGACGTCGATGTGCCAGAGCGACGGCGCAAGCGCGGTGGCGCTTGCCGATCCGACGCTCCGGACGGCGCCGATGCGCGCGCGGGGCTTCGGCGTGCTGCTCGCCATCACCACGGCCTGCGAAGGCGCGCCGGCGGGCGTGAACGTGCCCGGTCCGCGCAGCGTGCGCGTGCCGCGCTGGTCGAGCACGACCAATTGGTCGTTCGCCGCCAGCGTGATCTTGGCATTGTCGGCAAGCTGGCGCCCGGCCGGGAAATTCTTCGCGGACGGGCCGGTGGCGCGCACGACGAGAACCTCGGCGGTGGCTGCGGTTGCGCCGGACCCGATGAGGGCGGCGATTATGAGATGACGCATCTTCATATCATTTGGACCCCAAGACAAAGTGACCTCCCGGTCCGGCTTCCCGGACACGATACACGAAATTGGCCAGCGCCGCATCATCGGGCTGGCTGGCGGAAAGGCTTTCCAGCTCGGAAAGCGCGGCGGCGTCGCCGCCGTCATAGCGCTGCCACAGCGCGTTGATCTTCTCGCGGAGCGCGCTGTCCATTTGCGGGACAGGTTCCCACACCGCCACCGGCGTCGCGCGGCCCGAAAGGACGATGCGGCCCATCGGGCGGAAGATGTCCGCACCCGACTCGCGCTTCGCCTCATCGCTGACCAGCACGGTGGTCTTCAGATATTTGTTGGCCGATTCCAGCCGCGCTGCGGTGTTCATACCATCGCCCAGCGCGGTATATTGGATGCGTCCCTCGCCGCCGAAATTGCCGACCACCGCTTCGCCGCGGTGCAGCCCGACGCGGGTGCAGCCGATCTTGGGCAGCTCCGGCCCGGCCGATCGCGCGAAGGCTTCGCCGGCCTCGAACATCTCCACCGCCGCGCGGCAGGCGCGGTCGGCATCGTCGGGCCGCTCGATCGGCGCGCCCCAGAAGGCTACCACCGCGTCGCCGACGAACTTGTCGATCGTCCCGCCGTGCTTGAGGACGGTGTCGCTCATCACGTCGAGATACCGGTTGAGAAGGTCGGAAAGCTGCTCAGGCGTGATCGCGTGGCTGAGCTTGGTGAAGCCTTCCAGATCGGTGAACAACGCATAGATCTGCTTCTTCTCTCCTCGTAGCGCCAGCAGCTCCGGATCCTTCAGGATCTGGGCCGCGATGTCGGCCGGCAGATATTTGCCGAGCGCCGACTGCGCGAAACGCTTCTGCTCCGATCCGACGGCGCGGGCGGCGGTTCCGACCGCCAGGAAGGCGAGGATCCAGCCGACGCCCCAGCCGAATGCGGGCAGGTCCAGCGTATCGACGTTGGTGGTCGCGAGATAAAAGGGCAGCGCGACGAAAAAAGCCAATTGGCCGACAAAGGCGACGCCGAGTTTCCACCCGCGCATTTCGAGGAGGCTGGTGAGCGCGCCCGCCGCGACCACGCCCAGCGCCGCGATCCACAGAGCCCAGCCGGGGATCGGCTGCGGCATCCGCCCGTCGAGCATCTGCGCGAGCAGCCGCGCGTGCACCTCCAGCCCCTTCATGAATTCGCCGGTCTGGCGGGTGAGGGGGGTCTGATAATCGTCGAGGTCCTGGATATCGCCGCCGATCAGCACGTAGCGCCCTTCGATCTGAGCGCGCATCGCCGGCGCCAGTTCGCTCGCGAAGAGGTCGATCGGCAGCCGCGAGATCACCGGATATTCGGGGCTCTTGGGCTGCGGGAAATGGATCGCGCCGCGATAGGCGCGGAATGCCTCGTGCCCCGGCGCCAGCGCATTGGCGAAGAGCGGCGGCAGCGATGCCGGCTGGTCGGGCCAGCGGCGGATGACATTGTCGCCGTCCGGCTGCAGCATGATGCTCGTCGGCCGCACCGGTCCCGGCGCCGACTGTTTCAGGAAGCCGGTCAGGAATTCCTCCTGCCACACGCGCATGTAATCGGGGTTGGTCGCGTTCGAGGCGAAGGCAAGGTAAGTCGGCGTCTTGAGCTGGCGGAAGGTCTCCAGCAGCAGCGAGTCTTCCTCCTGCGGCTGGTCGATCAAGATGTCGATGCCGATCGCCTTGGGATTCATCGCGTCGATCGCGCGCAGCGCGTCGGCCAGCATCTTGCGGTCGAGCGGCGATCGCTTGGCAACCGCTTCCAGCGTCTCGTCGGTATAGACGACCATCACCATCCGCTCGTCCTGCGCGACGCGCGGCGCCGCGCGGTCCACGCGCCAGTCGTAGAGCGCGCGCTCGGCATCGACGGTCAGCGGCAGCGTCCAGCCCTGCCGCGCGACGATCAGCGCGAGCGCAAGGACGATGACGCAGGCGATGAGGCGGACGGGCCCGATCTGCCCGGCGGTGCGGAGGGTGCGCGACTGCCATCGCGGCATTTTGAGCCGCCCGGTCTTCAGCGCTGGTCCCCCCACCCCGTGCACGCTTATTGCGTGCGGAGCACGGGCCGGGCGCCGTCACCCACGATCGCGAAGCCCGACCAGTAATAAGGGTGCGAGGTTGCCGCCTTGTCCATCAGCTCGCGCTGGGCGATGCGCAGCGCCTCCACCGTGGGCGTGCCCGCGGGTGCCTTGAACAGGCCGCTGATCAGTTCCTCGGTCGCGCCATAATCGTCCGGCGCCGGCCAGTGGCTGGCGACGACCGAGCGGCCGCCTGCGCCGACGAAGGCGCGGACGAGGCCATCGAGCGCGAAATTGCCGCCGCTGCCGAGGCCCGCCTCGCGCGTCGCCGCCGCATCCGCCGCGCCCGCGGTGTCGCAGGCGGAGAGGATGACGAGATCGGCGTCGAGCCTCAGGTCGAAGATCTCCTTGAAGGTGAGGAGGCCGTCCGAAGTGAGGTCGCCCGCCGCGTCGCGTTCGAACGAGGTCAGCAGCGCCGGCTGCGCCGGGCATTCGGGCCGCGGCGCGGTGACCAGCCCGTGGGTCGCGAAGTGGAGGATGCGATATTGCGAGAAATCGCGCTGCTTGCGGATCGCCTCGTCGGTAAACTGATCGCCGGTGATGAGCTGCGCCTCGTTCGCGCCGATGATGCCCTGCGCGGTGCGCAGCTCGCGCGCCGAGATCGGGTTGTTCCAGCCCGCGAGCGGCCACGAGCAATCGACCAGCGCATTGCTGCCGCGCGCCGGCGCGGAGGTCAGCCGCACGACCGGCGGCACCGGCGTGTTCTGGCCGAGCCCCAGATATTCGAGCTTGGCCGACGAGGCGGGGACGCCGCGCACGTCACGGAAGGCGCGCGCCGACACCGCGGTCGAGATGTCGTGATCGCGGCCCAGCCAGGCGACGCCGCGGAAATCGAAATCGTCGCGCGGCGCGGCCTTGGCATAGGTCGCAAGGCTCGCATCGTCGGTGACGAGCAGGTTCGGCGGCAGCTTCAGCATCGCGCCCGCGGGCTCGAAGATGATGTGCTTGGCACTGGTCAGTTTGGGCGCCAGCGGGCCGAACAGATCGACATAGAGCTTACGCGATGCGGCGAGGTCGAACGGGTAGGTGTAGGTCTGCCCGTCGCGGTCGAGCGCGATCGTGCCGCGGATTGTGTCCACCGCCGTCTCGAGCTGCGCGGCGGAGATCGGCGCGCGATAGACCGCGGCGTCGGAAGGCGTCACCACCATCGTGTAGACCGTCTGGCCCACCGTCGACATCTTCACATAGGCTTCGTCGGGCCGCATCACCGCGCGCAGGTCCGCCAGCGTCAGCGCCTGTGTTGAGAGCGCCCGGAAGCGCGGGAATTCGGAGAGCTTGGCCTGGGTGACGGCCTGTGCTTCCTCCAGCGTCTTGAGCTGGTCGGCGAGGCTCAGCACCTGCTGCGGATCGACCGCGCCCGCGGTCGCATCGTCGGCGTTGAGCCGCGCCAGCTCGACGCGTGCCTGCTCGACCTCGCGGGTGAGGTTGACCGATTGGCGGAAGAGGCGCGCCGCCTCGTCGTCGCCCGCGCTCAGCTCGCGCGCGAGCACCGCCTGCGTGCTGGCGACGCCGGGGCGCACCAGCGTCTCGCCGGCGAGGAAGAAGTCGTCCGCCAGCTCGGGACGCCGCGGCACCTCGCGCGCAAGCAGCGCGAAATAAGGCGCCAGCATGTCGCCCGAAACGTTGGTCGAAAGCGCGCCGTCGCCCGCCCGCGACACGATCTCGCGATAGAGCGCGATCGCCGCCTCGGTCTGCCCGCGCCGCGCGAGATAGGCAGCAAGCCGGGCATTGGCGGCGGCGACCGCGATCGAATTGGGATATTCGATCGCCAGCACCGCCACCGCCTCGCGCAGCAGCGTCTCGGCCTCGGCATAATCGTTGCGTGCCTCGGCGAGCAGCGAAAGTTCGTTCAGCCCCTGCGAGCGCAGCCGCGCGATCGAGGTGACGCGGCCTTCGCGGATCGCCATCAGGCTGGCGAGCGCGGCGTTGACCGTGGTGTCCGCCGCGGCGGCATTGCCTTCGATCCGGTCGATCGTGCCGCGCAGCAGCTCGGCCTGCGCGTCGAGGATCGCCGCGCGCTCCTCGGGCGTCAGGCTCGCCGTCCGCGCGCCCGAAAGCTGCTGCGCGAGCGGCAGCGAACTGTTGATGATGTCGGCCGCGGCGGGTGTGATCACCGCGTCGCGCGTCGCGGGTCCCGCCGTCGCGGTCATCGCCGGCAGCGGCTGCTGCAGCAGCGTATCCGCCTCGCCGAACTTGCGCTGGTTCATCAGGTGCAGCGCGCGGAAGTTGCGGCGCAGGCGAAGCTGCACCGGGTCCGACGTCGCATAGCGCTCGGCCTCGCGGAACAGCGCGTCGGCTTCCTGGAAATTGCCGAGGTTGGAGCGCTGCAGCGCGCGGTTGATCAGGAATTCGCCGATATAGCGCTGGTTGTCGCCCTCCTGGCTGCGCTCCAGCAGCGTGTCGAAGAACTCCGCCGCTTCGGCATAATTGCCGCTGTTGTTGCGGCGATAGCCTTCGTCGCGCGCCTGATCGACGTCGAGCGTCCCGGCCTGGACGCGCGCAAAGGCCGCGGGGTCGCCCACGTCGGTCGCAGCGATGCTGATCTCGCCGGGGACAATCCGGTCGGCGACGACGGTGCGCAGGCCCAGCGTCAGCGCGCTGTCATAGCCGGCGAGACCCTCGGCGACATAGACGGTGCGCCCGGCGTCATGCGTATAGACACGATAGCCGACTTCGGCGTCGGTGAGCTTGCACTGCTCGCTGGTGACGTTGCGCAGTTCGTCAAAGGCGGTGGTAGTGCCGCCGCCGCCGCATTGTGCGGTCGCGGCGCGGATCTGCGTCAGCCGAGCGAGCGGATCGCCGCCCGATTTGCGCAGCGCATAGATCCGCCCGACCGGCTTCACCGCGTCGCGGCAGACGATCGAATAGACGCGGTCGAACATCGTCGCGATCGCGGGATCGACGCTCACCGACTGCACCTGGCAGAGCGCATCGCCGCCCGTGCCGAGCCGGAAGCTGTTGTCGAGCGAAGGGCGCACCGAAGATTGCGCGAGAGCGGGCGCCGCCGTTCCGGCCAGCGCCACAGCCAATATCGTACCGAACCGCACCTGCGACCTCCCCACCCCATGTCGTCTAAATGCATCAACGCCGGACGGGGGCTCCCCAGCCACACCGGCCGCCGGCTCGACTCACCGTCGCCAGACTATGCCGATCCGCGCTGCAAGTCCAACAGGATAGCGGGGCGGCTCATCGCGCCGCGGCGCGCTCGGCCTGCCGCCAGGCCAGTTCGGCGAGCGGCTCGAGCCCTTCGGCCATCGCCGCGGCATGCGCCGAAGCGGCGGTGCCGCGCACCAGCCGCCCCTTGATGCCGTGGACGATCGCCGCCAGCCGGAACATGTTGAAGGCGATGTAGAAGTCGAGATCGGGGATGCCCGTCCGCCCGGTCCGCGCGCAATAGGCCGCGACATAGTCCGCCTCGCTCGGAATGCCGAGCGCGGCGAGATCGCGCCCTTCGAGCCCGGCGAGGAAGCCGACCGGCATCCGGTACATCATCAGATGATAGGCGAAGTCGGACAGCGGATGGCCGAGCGTCGACAGCTCCCAGTCGAGCACCGCCAGCACCTTCGGTTCGGTGGCGTGGAAGATCATGTTGTCGCAGCGGAAATCGCCGTGGATGACGCGCACCTCCTCGTCGTCCTCGTGCGGGATGTTGGCGGGCAGCCATTCGACCAGCCGGTCCATCGGCGCCACCCGCCCGGCCTCGGCGTCACCCAGATATTGTTTCGACCAGCGGCCGATCTGCCGCTCGAAATAATTGCCGGGCTTGCCATAGTCGCCGAGGCCCGCGGCTTCGGGGTCGATCCGGTGCAACGCGGCGATCGTCGCGTTCATCGCATCGAAATAGGCGGCGCGCTCGGCGGCCGGCACTTCGGGGAAATGCGCTTCCCAGAAGATCCGCCCCTCGACCATCTCCATCACGTAGAAGGCGGTGCCGATGATCGACGGGTCTTCGCAAAGCCCCAGCGCGCGCGCGACCGGAAAGTCCTGCCGACCCAGCGCGTCGATCACCCGATATTCGCGGTCGATGGCGTGCGCGCCGGGCAGCAGCTTGCCTGGCGGCTTGCGCCGCATCACATAGGATCGGCCCGGCGTGTCGAGCCGGTAGGTCGGGTTGGACTGGCCGCCCTTGAACTGCCGTACCGTCAGCGGGCCCGCATAGTCCGCGACATGGTTCTTCAACCATTGGTCCAGAATGGCGTCGTCGAACCGGTGGGCATCGCGGACTTCGGTCGTGCCGCTGTTCTGGGCGCTTCTGTCCATCTGGAATCTTTGTCCTTTTCGGGCGGATCGGAATGAGCCTATCTAAATCCGCAGGGGAGTTCGATGGCAACGGGCGCGTCGCCCTTTTCTTCGATATCGATGGCCGGTGACGCCGGCCAGAAGCGGCTGTTCGCCGAAGTCACGAGCACGTGCACGGGTCTCATTTCGCGCGTCGCTCTGTCGTTCGAGAATGATCCGTCGCTGCGGCGCGAGCTGATCCAGGACATATTACTCGCCATCTGGCTCGCGCTTCCCGCCTTCCGGGGCGAGGCGTCGCTCAAGACCTTCGTCGCCAGCATCGCTCAGAAACGGAGCATTTCCCACGTGACACGCCGGGCGCGCGAGCCAAGGCAGGTCGCGTTGCCGCCCGATCTTCCGTCCGCCGCGCTGGCGCCGGACGAGATCGCGCTGCGCAACGATCAGCGTAAGCAATTGGTGGACGCCATTCAGCTCCTGCCGATTCCGCAGCGGGAGGCGATCGTGCTTTGCCTGGAAGGCTTCAGCTATGCCGAGGTGGCGGAGGTGCTCGGCATCTCGATCAACGCCGCCACCTTGCGCTGCCAACGCGCCAAGATGGCGCTCAAATCCATGATGGAGCGTCGCGGATGACCGCCGGGGATTTCGACGAATTCGCCGCGCTCTGGACGGACGACGAGCAGTCCGGCGCGGAAGACCGCGCGATCGTCGAGCGGCTCGCCGCTCGGACGAGCTGGCGCGCCAGCGCGGTCGAATATCTCGAATGGGGTCTCGCCGCGCTTCTCATGATCGCGATCGCCGCCGCCATCCTCGTCGAGGGCAGGCCCGCCGCGCTGATCGTCGGCGCCTGCCTCGCCGGCGCGATCCTCTGGTCGTCGTGGCGGCGGCACAAGCTGCGCCAAGTCGCGCGCGATCTCGCCTTCGGCGATCGCCCGTCGATGCTGGAGACCGCGATCCGCGCAGCGCGCGCCGATCTCAGGCGCTCCAACCTCGGCGTCGGGCTCATCCTGCCCGGCTTTATGCTCGGCGCGCTGCTCCAGCATATCGCCAAGTCCGGCGGCATCGCCGGCTTCGGCGAGGCGCTGATCGCCTCGATGCTGCGCGGTGGCCCGCCGCTCGCCGGTTATGTCGTGCTCGGCGCAGTGATCGCCTGGCTGATCCGCTCGAACCGCCAGCTCCGCACCAGCCTCCGCCGGCTCGAAGATTTGCTTGCCGAATATCGCGAGGAGGAGCGGCTGGACCGCGACGAACTTTAACCATCGCGTGTCCCGGCAATCGCGCGATTTCGCGCCGCCCGAAAATTTTTTCGTAACCATAAGACAGGTTTCGCGAACCCCGGGGACTTAAGCATCCGGGGGAAGGAGTGCTGCGTCCCGCAAGGACAGCATCGCTCCGGCAAATCGGGCGCCGCGTCATGCGGCCGGATGGGGGCCGGGCGATGCAATCCGAACGGGAGGTCCCTGGCCGGGCCACCACGCCGTCTCCCTCCTCCAGGCTGAAAGCATCCTTGGAGGAAGCGGGACATGAAAAAGAAGATCGACATTGCGCAGCTGCCTGAACTCAAGACCAGCATCGGAATTCATGGCTCACGGCGTCAAAAGGAAACCGGCGGACCCATCTGCGTCGGTGCCGCGATCGGTTTGTTCATCTTGAACTACTGACGCGATTCTGGCGGGCGGAGGCGGGGAGGCCTCCGTCCGCCTTTTTTGCTCACATACGAAGGTGCGCGCATGAGGCCCGGGCCGGAACTCGAACGCTGGCTGGCCGATCCCGGCAAGCACCAGGCCGTGGCGGATCGCTGGGATGCTTATACGCTCGCGATGGGCCGCCACCCTTTGATCGCGGGCCTCAAGGCCGATCTCGCCGCGCTTGACGATCCCGCGCCCGCGGCGGTGCTCGCGGTCGCTGAATCCTTTCTCGACCGCACCGCGACGATCGAAGCGCTGATTGAGGATCTTATCGCCTCTGCGGCGGCTGATCCCTTCCTCCGCCTCCCGTTCATGGAGGTCCGCACCGACGTCAATTTCGGCCTCCTGCTGTTCGAGAATCCGCTTCTCCAGATTTCGATCGGCGTCATCTCGGTGGACGCGCTCGCCGCCAAGCGCAGCGGCCGGCGCGGCGGCGCATCGATCAGCTTCACTGGCCACACCACCGCCTATCAGTTCGTCAAGGGCGGCGGCGCGACGCTATCGCTGTGGGAGGCACCCGCCGTCGCCGCGGGCTTTCGCCGCGATCCCGGCGTGCGCTGCCGTCCCGCCGGCACCCGCCATGTGCGCGATGGCGACCGGCTTATCCTCGACGGCCGCCGCCAGAGCTTCGCGATCGAGCATGCGTCGTCGGACATCGTCCACATCCAGGCGGCGGTGCGCACCGGCACGGCGCCCTTCGCGGTCGAATATGATGCTGCCACCCTGGAGCTCATTGGCGCGAGCAGCACCGATGAAGCGGCGTCGCGCCTCCAGATGATGGTCTCCATGCTGCGCATCCTTGATCGTACCGATGCCGCGCCGCTGATCGCCGAGGCGCTCGACAGCCCACATTTCCACATCCGCTGGCATGTGATGCGCGAGCTGCTCGCGCTCGATGCCGATCTCGCCCATCCGCACCTGCTCCGCATGGCGGTCGCCGATCCGCATCCAGAGGTGCGCAACGCTGCGCGCCAGACGCTCGAAGCCTTTTTCGCCCCGGAGGACGAACCTTGCCCCGCGTGATCCCGACAGCCGACGAGGACAGCATCGAACTCGGCGACCTCATCGAGAGGCTGGAGACGAGCGATTTCGATGGCCGCGACGAAGAGGGGTTCGCATCCTGGGCGCCGGAGCTTCGCAAGCTCGCCAACAACCGCAGCTTCCTCGCCGATCTCGTCATCGACGAATTGAAGGATCATTGCCGCAGCCAGCTTCGCGGCAATCAATACGGCCCGCAGGTCGTGATGCTCTACAACCGCTCGAAGCGCTTCATGCTGCGCGCGAATTTCTGGCCGGCGGTCACCGACAGCGTCATCCAGTCGTCGGGGCCGGAGCATTTCTTCTACGGCCTCGCGCACGATCACAATTTCTCGTTCCTCACCGTCGGCTATCTCGGCCCGGGCTATTGGAGCGAATATTACGAATATGATTATGGCGCGGTGCTCGGCGTGCCGGGCGAGGCGGTGCCGCTGCGCTTCGTCGAGAAGGCAAAACTCGATGAGGGCAAGGTGATGCTCTACCGCGCCCATCAGGACATCCACCTCCAGCTCCCCGCCGATGCGATGTCGGTCTCGCTCAACATCCTCGAGGGTTCGCACTCGATCATGTTCCGCGATCAATATGAGTTCGACGTGCGCGGCGGCTTCGTGAAGCGGATCATCACCTCGCTCGCGCTCGAGCAATTGCTCGCGCTCTCCGCACATTTCGGTGGCGACAAGGGGCGCGAGCTGATCGACACCTTCGCCGCCGGCCACCCCAGCGACCGCGTCCGCGCGCAGGCGGTGCGCGCGCAGGCGTCGGCCTTCGCGTCGGTGGACGATCGGATCGCGCATTACGAGCGCGCGGCGCGGACCGGCAATCCGTTCGTCAGCGCCATCGCCGCGCGCGAGGTGGAGCGGATCGAGGCCAACCGCGACTGGATCGAGCGGCCCCGGACCGCCGCCGCCTAGGCGCCTTTCAGTTTCAGCCGATAGGCGTGGAGCAGCGGCTCGGTATAGCCCGAGGGCTGCGCTTCGCCCTCGAAGATCAGCGCCGACGCCGCTTGGAAAGCGATGCTCGCCGCCGGATCGTCCGCCATCGGCCGGTAGAGTGGGTCGCCTGCATTCTGCCGGTCGACTACCGCCGCCATCCGCAGCAGCGCCGCCTTCACCGCATCCTCGTCCACCACATCATGCGCCAGCCAGTTGGCGATATGCTGGCTGGAGATGCGGCAGGTCGCGCGGTCCTCCATCAGGCCCACGTCGTGGATGTCGGGCACCTTGGAACAGCCCACCCCCTGGTCGATCCAGCGCACGACATAGCCGAGGATGCCCTGGCAATTGTTGTCCAGTTCCTCGGCGATTTCCTCCCGGCTCCAGTTGCGCCCCTCAGCCACCGGCACGCGCAGCATCTCGTGCAGCTTCGCGGGCGCGCGCCCGGCAATCTCCTGCTGCCGCGCGCGCAAGTCGACGCGGTGATAATGGATCGCGTGCAGCGTCGCGGCGGTGGGGGAGGGCACCCAGGCGGTGTTCGCGCCCGCCTCGGGGTGCGCGATCTTCTGCCCCAGCATGTCCGCCATCCGGTCGGGCATCGCCCACATGCCCTTGCCGATCTGCGCCCGCCCCGCGAAGCCGCAGGCGAGGCCGGTGTCGACATTATTGTCCTCATAGGCCTTCAGCCACGCCGCGCCCTTCATCTCGCCCTTGCGGATCATCGGGCCGAGCTTCATCGCGGTGTGGATTTCGTCGCCGGTGCGGTCGAGGAAGCCGGTGTTGATGAAGACGATCCGTTGCCGCACCGCATGGATGCACGCCGCGAGGTTGAGCGTGGTCCGCCGCTCCTCGTCCATCACGCCGATCTTCATCGCGTTGCGCGGCAGGCCGAGCATGTCCTCCACCCGGTCGAACAGGATGTTGGCGAAAGCGGCTTCCTCCGGCCCGTGCATCTTGGGCTTGACGATATAGAGTGATCCCGCCGCGCTGTTCGCCCGCGCGCCGTTGATGTCGTGCAGCGCGATCAGCGCCGTGATCGCGGCATCGGCGATCCCTTCGGGCGCATCCTTGCCGTCCACCCGGATCATCGGATTGGTCATCAGATGGCCGACGTTGCGCACGAACAGCAGTGCGCGGCCCTTCAGCGTCACCGGCCCGTCGGCGCTCTCGAAGGTCCGGTCGGGCTCCAGCCTGCGCTCCACCTCCGCGCCGCCCTTGGCAAAGCG from Allosphingosinicella indica includes the following:
- a CDS encoding adenylate/guanylate cyclase domain-containing protein, which codes for MPRWQSRTLRTAGQIGPVRLIACVIVLALALIVARQGWTLPLTVDAERALYDWRVDRAAPRVAQDERMVMVVYTDETLEAVAKRSPLDRKMLADALRAIDAMNPKAIGIDILIDQPQEEDSLLLETFRQLKTPTYLAFASNATNPDYMRVWQEEFLTGFLKQSAPGPVRPTSIMLQPDGDNVIRRWPDQPASLPPLFANALAPGHEAFRAYRGAIHFPQPKSPEYPVISRLPIDLFASELAPAMRAQIEGRYVLIGGDIQDLDDYQTPLTRQTGEFMKGLEVHARLLAQMLDGRMPQPIPGWALWIAALGVVAAGALTSLLEMRGWKLGVAFVGQLAFFVALPFYLATTNVDTLDLPAFGWGVGWILAFLAVGTAARAVGSEQKRFAQSALGKYLPADIAAQILKDPELLALRGEKKQIYALFTDLEGFTKLSHAITPEQLSDLLNRYLDVMSDTVLKHGGTIDKFVGDAVVAFWGAPIERPDDADRACRAAVEMFEAGEAFARSAGPELPKIGCTRVGLHRGEAVVGNFGGEGRIQYTALGDGMNTAARLESANKYLKTTVLVSDEAKRESGADIFRPMGRIVLSGRATPVAVWEPVPQMDSALREKINALWQRYDGGDAAALSELESLSASQPDDAALANFVYRVREAGPGGHFVLGSK
- a CDS encoding CHAT domain-containing protein, with amino-acid sequence MRFGTILAVALAGTAAPALAQSSVRPSLDNSFRLGTGGDALCQVQSVSVDPAIATMFDRVYSIVCRDAVKPVGRIYALRKSGGDPLARLTQIRAATAQCGGGGTTTAFDELRNVTSEQCKLTDAEVGYRVYTHDAGRTVYVAEGLAGYDSALTLGLRTVVADRIVPGEISIAATDVGDPAAFARVQAGTLDVDQARDEGYRRNNSGNYAEAAEFFDTLLERSQEGDNQRYIGEFLINRALQRSNLGNFQEADALFREAERYATSDPVQLRLRRNFRALHLMNQRKFGEADTLLQQPLPAMTATAGPATRDAVITPAAADIINSSLPLAQQLSGARTASLTPEERAAILDAQAELLRGTIDRIEGNAAAADTTVNAALASLMAIREGRVTSIARLRSQGLNELSLLAEARNDYAEAETLLREAVAVLAIEYPNSIAVAAANARLAAYLARRGQTEAAIALYREIVSRAGDGALSTNVSGDMLAPYFALLAREVPRRPELADDFFLAGETLVRPGVASTQAVLARELSAGDDEAARLFRQSVNLTREVEQARVELARLNADDATAGAVDPQQVLSLADQLKTLEEAQAVTQAKLSEFPRFRALSTQALTLADLRAVMRPDEAYVKMSTVGQTVYTMVVTPSDAAVYRAPISAAQLETAVDTIRGTIALDRDGQTYTYPFDLAASRKLYVDLFGPLAPKLTSAKHIIFEPAGAMLKLPPNLLVTDDASLATYAKAAPRDDFDFRGVAWLGRDHDISTAVSARAFRDVRGVPASSAKLEYLGLGQNTPVPPVVRLTSAPARGSNALVDCSWPLAGWNNPISARELRTAQGIIGANEAQLITGDQFTDEAIRKQRDFSQYRILHFATHGLVTAPRPECPAQPALLTSFERDAAGDLTSDGLLTFKEIFDLRLDADLVILSACDTAGAADAAATREAGLGSGGNFALDGLVRAFVGAGGRSVVASHWPAPDDYGATEELISGLFKAPAGTPTVEALRIAQRELMDKAATSHPYYWSGFAIVGDGARPVLRTQ
- a CDS encoding phosphotransferase; this translates as MDRSAQNSGTTEVRDAHRFDDAILDQWLKNHVADYAGPLTVRQFKGGQSNPTYRLDTPGRSYVMRRKPPGKLLPGAHAIDREYRVIDALGRQDFPVARALGLCEDPSIIGTAFYVMEMVEGRIFWEAHFPEVPAAERAAYFDAMNATIAALHRIDPEAAGLGDYGKPGNYFERQIGRWSKQYLGDAEAGRVAPMDRLVEWLPANIPHEDDEEVRVIHGDFRCDNMIFHATEPKVLAVLDWELSTLGHPLSDFAYHLMMYRMPVGFLAGLEGRDLAALGIPSEADYVAAYCARTGRTGIPDLDFYIAFNMFRLAAIVHGIKGRLVRGTAASAHAAAMAEGLEPLAELAWRQAERAAAR
- a CDS encoding RNA polymerase sigma factor — protein: MAGDAGQKRLFAEVTSTCTGLISRVALSFENDPSLRRELIQDILLAIWLALPAFRGEASLKTFVASIAQKRSISHVTRRAREPRQVALPPDLPSAALAPDEIALRNDQRKQLVDAIQLLPIPQREAIVLCLEGFSYAEVAEVLGISINAATLRCQRAKMALKSMMERRG
- a CDS encoding HEAT repeat domain-containing protein — translated: MRPGPELERWLADPGKHQAVADRWDAYTLAMGRHPLIAGLKADLAALDDPAPAAVLAVAESFLDRTATIEALIEDLIASAAADPFLRLPFMEVRTDVNFGLLLFENPLLQISIGVISVDALAAKRSGRRGGASISFTGHTTAYQFVKGGGATLSLWEAPAVAAGFRRDPGVRCRPAGTRHVRDGDRLILDGRRQSFAIEHASSDIVHIQAAVRTGTAPFAVEYDAATLELIGASSTDEAASRLQMMVSMLRILDRTDAAPLIAEALDSPHFHIRWHVMRELLALDADLAHPHLLRMAVADPHPEVRNAARQTLEAFFAPEDEPCPA
- a CDS encoding malate synthase G — its product is MQRYEAVAGIEVDGVLRRFIEDEALPGTGIAPDTFWSGLASLLRDLTPENERLLAVREELQRKIDARNAGLGGRAPDPAEEEAFLRDIGYLVDAPSPFAIETGDVDPEIAAIAGPQLVVPVNNARYALNAANARWGSLYDALYGTDAMGGSPQGGGYDDARGARVIAWGRALLDEIAPLDSGSHADVSDYAIVEGRLSTDRGGLRNPAQLAGWREGGILLRHHNLLLEIRIDPTDRIGASDKAGVADILLESAITAIMDCEDSVAAVDGAEKVGVYRNWLGLMRGDLSARFAKGGAEVERRLEPDRTFESADGPVTLKGRALLFVRNVGHLMTNPMIRVDGKDAPEGIADAAITALIALHDINGARANSAAGSLYIVKPKMHGPEEAAFANILFDRVEDMLGLPRNAMKIGVMDEERRTTLNLAACIHAVRQRIVFINTGFLDRTGDEIHTAMKLGPMIRKGEMKGAAWLKAYEDNNVDTGLACGFAGRAQIGKGMWAMPDRMADMLGQKIAHPEAGANTAWVPSPTAATLHAIHYHRVDLRARQQEIAGRAPAKLHEMLRVPVAEGRNWSREEIAEELDNNCQGILGYVVRWIDQGVGCSKVPDIHDVGLMEDRATCRISSQHIANWLAHDVVDEDAVKAALLRMAAVVDRQNAGDPLYRPMADDPAASIAFQAASALIFEGEAQPSGYTEPLLHAYRLKLKGA